A stretch of the Prochlorococcus marinus str. MIT 0918 genome encodes the following:
- a CDS encoding ammonium transporter: protein MTTALQSPPGRRMVRLQEASLLEGPMLLLRSVRGFRSSQSLIWLATVPLALLGLGVFGFAARAEVGLSDLTGAQAATFLADNLWLFIATILVIFMNAGFAMVEAGMCRQKNAVNILAKNLFVFALAVTAYWFIGYSIMYGDSLVGGWLYFKGLFFDPDPSGALACAAAGDNGCLVPAVDFLFQAAFAGTAATIVSGLVAERVKFGEFVVFSLILTAFIYPISGSWQWNGGWLSELGFIDFAGSSIVHSVGGWAGLVGAMLLGPRIGKFVDGKAQAMPGHNMAIATLGALVLWIGWYGFNPGSELAMDQYVAYVAVTTTLAAAGGAIAATVVSTLTSGKPDLTMIINGILAGLVSITAGCGNMTLTGSWLAGFVGGVIVVFAVSTLDSAGIDDPVGAFSVHGVCGIWGTVVIGLWGVDGMDPGAAGIGLFNGGGLSVLLIQALGAAAYAIWTVITCWIAWSVIGGFFGGIRVSEAEEIQGLDIGEHGMEAYPDFASSN, encoded by the coding sequence ATGACCACCGCTTTGCAATCGCCTCCTGGGCGTCGCATGGTTCGTCTTCAGGAAGCCAGTCTTCTTGAAGGTCCTATGCTACTCCTTCGAAGCGTTCGTGGGTTTCGATCAAGTCAATCTTTGATTTGGTTAGCCACTGTTCCGTTAGCCCTTCTTGGTTTAGGTGTTTTTGGTTTTGCTGCTCGTGCTGAAGTTGGACTTTCTGATTTAACTGGTGCACAGGCTGCAACTTTCTTAGCTGATAATCTTTGGTTGTTCATTGCAACAATACTAGTAATCTTTATGAATGCTGGTTTTGCAATGGTCGAAGCCGGTATGTGTCGCCAAAAGAATGCTGTCAACATTCTTGCCAAAAATCTTTTTGTTTTTGCATTAGCCGTAACTGCTTATTGGTTTATTGGTTATTCCATAATGTATGGAGATTCTTTAGTTGGCGGCTGGTTATATTTTAAAGGATTGTTTTTCGATCCTGATCCCTCTGGAGCACTTGCATGTGCTGCTGCAGGTGACAATGGTTGCCTTGTCCCTGCGGTTGATTTTCTCTTTCAAGCTGCATTTGCAGGTACTGCAGCAACAATTGTTTCAGGGCTGGTTGCTGAAAGAGTCAAATTTGGTGAGTTCGTTGTTTTTTCTTTGATTTTGACTGCTTTTATTTACCCAATTTCAGGTAGTTGGCAGTGGAATGGAGGTTGGTTGAGTGAACTGGGCTTTATAGACTTCGCTGGCTCCTCGATTGTGCACTCTGTAGGTGGCTGGGCTGGTCTTGTAGGCGCAATGCTTCTTGGACCAAGGATTGGCAAATTTGTTGATGGTAAAGCCCAAGCAATGCCAGGTCATAACATGGCAATTGCCACACTTGGCGCATTGGTGCTTTGGATTGGTTGGTATGGGTTTAACCCAGGTTCTGAACTGGCTATGGATCAATATGTTGCTTATGTTGCAGTAACAACAACCCTTGCTGCTGCTGGAGGAGCAATAGCTGCAACAGTAGTTTCTACATTGACATCAGGTAAGCCTGATTTGACAATGATCATTAATGGAATTCTTGCTGGTTTAGTAAGTATTACTGCTGGGTGCGGCAACATGACACTAACTGGATCTTGGCTTGCTGGATTTGTTGGTGGCGTGATTGTTGTCTTTGCAGTTTCAACTTTGGACTCAGCAGGAATTGATGATCCTGTAGGTGCTTTTTCAGTACATGGTGTCTGTGGTATTTGGGGAACTGTTGTAATTGGACTTTGGGGTGTTGATGGTATGGATCCTGGCGCAGCTGGTATTGGACTCTTTAATGGAGGGGGATTATCAGTCTTGTTAATACAAGCACTAGGTGCAGCTGCTTATGCAATTTGGACAGTGATTACTTGTTGGATCGCTTGGTCTGTAATTGGGGGCTTCTTTGGTGGCATTCGTGTTAGTGAAGCCGAAGAAATCCAAGGACTTGATATTGGAGAGCATGGAATGGAAGCTTATCCAGACTTTGCTTCGTCCAATTAA
- a CDS encoding DUF3181 family protein encodes MNIDSAQLRELQLAIADRIYLQVQNWNLYLGDAGLSEALAIECQAHFNDEANVAAQKALEGVEVVLGKGKTKLPLSNLVSSDQFFELEEILAPYCR; translated from the coding sequence ATGAATATAGATTCTGCCCAGTTAAGAGAGCTACAGCTCGCAATTGCTGATCGAATTTATCTACAGGTTCAGAACTGGAATCTGTATTTGGGAGATGCAGGTTTATCTGAAGCCTTGGCAATTGAATGCCAGGCTCATTTTAATGATGAAGCGAATGTAGCTGCACAAAAGGCATTGGAAGGAGTAGAAGTTGTTCTAGGTAAAGGTAAAACAAAATTACCGTTATCTAATTTAGTATCTTCTGACCAGTTTTTTGAATTAGAAGAGATATTAGCTCCCTATTGCAGATAG
- the glyA gene encoding serine hydroxymethyltransferase, whose translation MLSINSNLHTTDPEISLLINKELTRQQTHLELIASENFTSKAVMEAQGSVLTNKYAEGLPNKRYYGGCEHVDAIENLAISRAKKLFNAAWVNVQPHSGAQANFAVFLALLNPGDTIMGMDLSHGGHLTHGSPVNVSGKWFQVVTYGVDQDTQMLNMEEVKQIALKNKPKLIICGFSAYPRTIDFKAFRAIADETGAYLLADIAHIAGLVATGIHPSPIPHCDVVTTTTHKTLRGPRGGIILCRDEQFGKKFDKAVFPGNQGGPLEHVIAGKAVAFGEALDKSFEIYTRQVVSNAKVLAKRLQEKGISVVSNGTDNHIVLLDLRSIKMTGKKADSIMSDINITANKNTVPFDPESPFVTSGLRLGTAALTTRGFNEKAFFEVADVISDCLLNPENISIKEKCKDKVLNLCSRFPLYNSLK comes from the coding sequence TTGCTTTCGATTAATTCAAATCTCCATACAACTGATCCAGAAATATCTCTTTTGATTAACAAAGAGCTCACAAGGCAACAAACTCATCTGGAACTAATAGCAAGTGAAAACTTTACTTCCAAGGCGGTAATGGAAGCACAAGGGTCAGTTTTAACTAATAAATATGCAGAAGGTCTCCCTAACAAACGTTATTACGGAGGTTGTGAGCATGTAGATGCTATAGAAAATTTAGCTATTTCTCGTGCAAAAAAACTTTTCAATGCGGCTTGGGTAAATGTTCAACCTCATAGTGGAGCACAAGCTAACTTTGCGGTTTTTCTAGCCCTACTCAATCCTGGTGACACAATAATGGGTATGGATCTCTCTCATGGTGGACACTTAACTCATGGATCGCCAGTAAATGTAAGCGGAAAATGGTTCCAAGTTGTGACTTATGGAGTAGACCAAGACACACAAATGCTCAATATGGAAGAAGTGAAGCAAATTGCACTTAAAAACAAACCAAAGCTAATTATTTGCGGTTTTTCCGCATACCCTAGAACTATTGATTTCAAGGCCTTCAGAGCCATAGCAGATGAAACAGGTGCATATTTGTTAGCAGACATAGCTCATATCGCTGGTTTAGTAGCCACTGGAATACATCCAAGCCCTATCCCTCATTGCGATGTTGTAACTACCACTACGCACAAAACACTAAGAGGTCCCAGAGGTGGGATCATACTTTGTAGGGACGAACAATTTGGCAAGAAATTTGATAAGGCTGTTTTCCCAGGGAATCAAGGAGGTCCTTTAGAACATGTGATCGCTGGTAAAGCAGTTGCATTTGGCGAAGCACTAGATAAAAGTTTTGAGATATATACTCGTCAAGTAGTTTCTAATGCAAAGGTATTAGCCAAACGATTGCAAGAGAAAGGGATATCAGTGGTTAGCAATGGAACTGATAATCATATTGTTCTTCTAGACTTAAGAAGTATAAAAATGACAGGTAAAAAAGCAGATTCAATAATGTCAGATATAAATATAACTGCAAATAAAAATACAGTTCCTTTTGACCCTGAGTCACCTTTTGTCACTAGTGGTTTAAGATTAGGGACTGCTGCTTTAACAACTAGAGGATTTAACGAAAAAGCTTTCTTTGAAGTAGCTGATGTAATATCAGATTGTTTATTAAATCCAGAGAATATATCTATTAAAGAAAAATGCAAAGACAAAGTACTTAATCTATGTTCAAGATTTCCTCTCTATAATTCATTGAAATAA
- a CDS encoding competence/damage-inducible protein A translates to MKKLSNNQSVEIINVGTELLLGNILNSNAKWLAENLAELGIEHYRQTVIGDNFDRLKQIILEASQRSRIVITTGGLGPTPDDITTEAIASAFGVNLTENKYIVEDIKNKMGSSFNLPKSNLKQAFFPPDAEIIYNPSGTAPGMIWSPTKFCTILTFPGVPSEMKKMWELTARNWLIINHPSKRIFTSTNLKFTGISESALVEKIPNLINKKNPTVAPYASLGEVKIRITAKSKDTKEGNILISPIANELINKFEHNFFGRDKETLSSVVIDLLRQKKQTIAVAESCTGGLLAASLTAIPGSSDVFLGGVVAYNNLIKENILGVPKDLLTKHGAVSEPVVQSMAFGIQKAFKTDWAIGISGIAGPSGGTLSKPIGNVEFYISGPKVNQSIQEKFGSFRDRAEIQKLSVVRALDQVRLFLLCQS, encoded by the coding sequence ATAAAAAAATTGTCTAATAATCAAAGTGTTGAAATTATTAATGTTGGAACAGAATTACTTCTGGGAAACATATTAAATAGTAATGCAAAGTGGTTAGCAGAGAATTTAGCTGAACTGGGAATCGAACACTATAGACAAACTGTTATAGGAGATAATTTTGATCGACTGAAACAAATTATTCTGGAAGCATCTCAGAGAAGTCGTATTGTAATTACAACTGGGGGATTAGGGCCAACTCCTGATGACATAACAACTGAAGCAATTGCCTCAGCCTTTGGTGTAAATTTAACTGAGAATAAATATATTGTAGAAGATATAAAAAATAAGATGGGATCTAGCTTTAACCTGCCCAAAAGTAATTTAAAGCAAGCATTCTTTCCTCCAGACGCAGAAATTATTTACAACCCATCAGGGACTGCTCCAGGAATGATCTGGTCACCAACAAAATTCTGTACCATTCTTACGTTCCCAGGAGTACCTTCAGAAATGAAAAAAATGTGGGAATTAACTGCACGAAATTGGCTTATAATTAATCATCCTTCGAAGAGGATTTTCACTAGTACAAATCTAAAATTTACTGGAATTTCAGAATCTGCACTTGTCGAAAAAATACCTAATTTAATAAATAAAAAAAATCCGACTGTAGCTCCTTACGCATCATTAGGTGAAGTTAAAATAAGAATTACAGCAAAGAGCAAAGATACTAAAGAAGGCAATATTTTAATAAGTCCTATTGCAAATGAATTAATAAATAAATTTGAACATAATTTTTTTGGCAGAGATAAGGAAACATTATCTTCTGTTGTGATTGATTTATTGCGTCAAAAGAAACAAACAATTGCTGTAGCTGAATCTTGCACAGGAGGATTATTAGCAGCATCACTAACTGCCATCCCAGGGTCATCAGATGTTTTTTTAGGTGGTGTAGTCGCCTATAACAATTTAATCAAGGAAAATATTTTGGGTGTCCCTAAAGATCTATTGACAAAACATGGAGCTGTTTCAGAACCTGTTGTTCAATCTATGGCTTTTGGGATTCAAAAAGCATTTAAAACAGATTGGGCCATAGGAATAAGTGGGATTGCTGGACCAAGTGGAGGAACCCTTTCCAAACCCATCGGCAATGTAGAGTTTTACATTTCTGGTCCTAAGGTTAATCAATCAATACAAGAAAAATTTGGTAGTTTCCGAGATCGAGCCGAGATCCAAAAATTGAGTGTTGTAAGAGCACTAGATCAAGTTCGGTTATTTTTGCTCTGTCAAAGCTAA
- the leuC gene encoding 3-isopropylmalate dehydratase large subunit, producing the protein MSSRTLYDKIWDLHKVQDLPGGSTQLFIGLHLIHEVTSPQAFAALEEKGLNVYLPERTIATVDHIVPTTTQQRPFLDPLAEQMLQTLESNCSKHSIKFFQIGSGNQGIVHVIAPETGLTQPGMTIACGDSHTSTHGAFGSIAFGIGTSQVRDVLASQTLAMKKLKVRRLWFDGNLKKGVFAKDLILHAIEQLGVKGGVGYAYEFAGPAIKTLSMEERMTICNMAIEGGARCGYINPDQKTFDYLKHREYSPKGIKWENAIKWWESIISDEKAIYDDEVRFNASNIPPTVTWGITPGQSIGIDESIPSPESLDPSDKQIAIEAYQYMNLKPGSSIEGLPIDVCFIGSCTNGRLSDLQIAAEIAKNRHVANGVKAFVVPGSEKVAKQAEEEGLHEVFKKAGFDWRKPGCSMCLAMNSDKLENDQISASSSNRNFKGRQGSAKGRTLLMSPAMVAAAAVTGSVIDVRKLIN; encoded by the coding sequence TTGAGCTCAAGAACGCTATACGACAAAATTTGGGATCTCCATAAGGTACAAGATTTACCAGGAGGTTCTACTCAATTATTTATAGGCCTTCACTTAATTCATGAAGTCACCAGCCCACAAGCATTTGCTGCGTTAGAAGAAAAAGGGTTAAACGTTTATTTGCCAGAGAGAACAATTGCAACGGTAGATCATATTGTCCCAACTACTACTCAGCAAAGACCATTTTTAGACCCTTTAGCAGAGCAAATGCTCCAAACACTTGAATCTAACTGCTCAAAGCATTCGATCAAATTTTTTCAAATTGGTTCTGGAAATCAAGGAATAGTTCATGTAATCGCTCCTGAAACAGGGTTAACACAACCAGGAATGACTATTGCATGCGGTGATTCTCATACTTCCACTCATGGTGCTTTTGGTTCAATTGCCTTTGGCATTGGAACTAGTCAAGTTAGAGATGTTCTGGCTAGTCAAACTTTGGCAATGAAAAAACTTAAGGTTCGTAGACTGTGGTTTGACGGAAATCTTAAAAAAGGTGTATTTGCAAAAGATCTAATACTTCATGCAATTGAACAACTTGGCGTAAAAGGAGGAGTTGGTTATGCCTATGAATTTGCAGGACCTGCAATAAAAACTCTCTCTATGGAAGAAAGGATGACCATTTGCAATATGGCTATTGAAGGAGGTGCTCGCTGTGGGTATATAAATCCTGATCAAAAAACTTTTGATTATTTAAAACATAGAGAATATTCTCCTAAAGGAATTAAATGGGAGAATGCAATTAAATGGTGGGAGTCAATTATTAGTGATGAAAAAGCAATTTATGACGATGAAGTTAGGTTTAATGCATCTAATATTCCACCAACTGTTACCTGGGGCATCACACCTGGTCAATCAATTGGGATTGACGAATCTATTCCTAGCCCAGAGTCATTAGACCCAAGTGATAAACAAATTGCTATTGAGGCATATCAATATATGAATTTAAAACCTGGGAGTTCCATAGAGGGACTACCTATTGATGTTTGCTTTATAGGTAGCTGCACAAATGGTCGTCTAAGCGATCTACAAATAGCTGCTGAAATTGCTAAAAATCGTCATGTAGCAAATGGAGTAAAAGCTTTTGTGGTTCCTGGCTCAGAGAAAGTTGCAAAGCAAGCTGAAGAAGAAGGTTTACATGAAGTATTCAAAAAAGCAGGCTTTGATTGGCGAAAACCTGGCTGCTCTATGTGTCTAGCAATGAACTCAGATAAACTAGAAAATGATCAAATCAGCGCAAGTTCAAGCAACAGAAACTTTAAAGGTCGTCAAGGTTCAGCAAAAGGGAGGACCCTTTTAATGAGTCCTGCAATGGTTGCAGCAGCCGCAGTTACAGGCTCAGTAATTGATGTGCGAAAACTTATTAATTAA
- a CDS encoding 4-hydroxy-3-methylbut-2-enyl diphosphate reductase, whose product MDTQAFKRSLHHSDRYNRRGFESPAKRAQALEKAYQSNLIASIRDNGYLLEHGRLRVKLAEAFGFCWGVERAVAMAYETRRHYPTESIWITNEIIHNPSVNDHLRHMNVRFISAEKGVKDFSLVEEGDVVILPAFGATVQEMKLLHERGCHIIDTTCPWVSKVWHTVEKHKKHQFTSIIHGKVKHEETLATSSFAGTYLVVLDLEEAQYVSNYILGEGNRDDFLRKFSKASSQGFDPDRDLKRLGVANQTTMLKSETEEIGRLFEKTMLRKYGPADLNEHFLAFNTICDATEERQDAMFSLVDEPLDLLVVIGGFNSSNTTHLQEIALSKGIRSFHIDTPERIGDEDNTITHKPLGNVLTTESNFLPEGEINVGITSGASTPDRIVEHVIQKLIKLSTKKVKS is encoded by the coding sequence ATGGATACTCAGGCTTTTAAAAGATCTCTACACCACTCTGATCGTTATAACCGGAGGGGATTTGAGTCCCCTGCAAAAAGAGCACAAGCTCTTGAGAAGGCATACCAAAGTAATTTAATTGCGTCAATTCGTGATAATGGATATTTATTAGAACATGGACGATTACGAGTGAAGCTTGCAGAAGCATTTGGTTTCTGTTGGGGTGTAGAAAGAGCAGTTGCAATGGCATATGAAACAAGGAGACATTATCCAACTGAAAGCATTTGGATTACGAATGAAATTATTCATAATCCCTCAGTAAATGATCATTTAAGGCATATGAATGTACGTTTTATATCTGCAGAGAAGGGTGTGAAAGATTTCTCTTTAGTAGAAGAAGGTGATGTTGTGATTTTGCCAGCCTTTGGAGCAACAGTTCAAGAAATGAAACTTCTTCATGAAAGAGGCTGCCATATTATTGACACGACATGCCCTTGGGTTTCAAAGGTCTGGCATACGGTAGAAAAACATAAGAAGCATCAATTCACATCAATTATTCATGGAAAGGTCAAACATGAAGAAACTTTAGCCACTAGTTCATTTGCTGGTACATATCTTGTTGTTTTGGATCTAGAAGAAGCTCAATATGTGTCTAATTATATTTTAGGAGAAGGTAATAGAGATGACTTTTTGAGAAAGTTTTCGAAAGCTTCGTCACAAGGTTTTGATCCAGATAGAGATCTTAAAAGACTTGGAGTGGCAAATCAAACTACAATGTTAAAGAGCGAGACTGAAGAGATAGGAAGGCTTTTTGAAAAAACTATGCTTCGCAAATATGGACCAGCAGATTTGAATGAGCATTTTTTAGCTTTTAATACTATTTGCGATGCAACTGAAGAAAGACAAGATGCAATGTTTTCTTTAGTAGACGAACCACTTGACTTATTAGTAGTGATTGGAGGCTTTAATTCCTCTAATACTACTCATTTGCAAGAAATTGCTCTTAGCAAAGGTATTCGTTCCTTTCATATAGATACTCCTGAGCGAATTGGCGATGAGGACAATACTATTACCCATAAACCTTTAGGAAATGTTCTTACAACTGAATCGAATTTTCTACCAGAAGGAGAAATTAATGTTGGGATTACTTCTGGAGCATCTACGCCAGATAGAATAGTTGAGCATGTCATTCAGAAACTTATAAAACTTAGTACCAAGAAAGTTAAAAGTTGA
- the murJ gene encoding murein biosynthesis integral membrane protein MurJ — translation MKRSLKKISALISFGTFLSKAGGMARQIVIAGFFGVGTAYDAYNYAYILPGFFLILIGGINGPLHNAIVSVLSKAQKKDGAYIVSSINTYILITLLFISLILYLNADLIITIFGPGLTNKTHDIAVMQLQIMSPVILLSGLIGIGFGSLNARDEFFLPSISPLISSLVIITGVSFFWLYQKPNISVINLPIESGIVLAKATLIGAILQLIIQIPFLKKKGLLKFKFNFDTEHSAIKEVWKIIIPATLSSGMLQINVFTDLFFASNILGAAAGLSYANFIVQAPLGIISNSIIIPLLPTFSKLFHNDNNKDLIRRVRQGIIFSASSMIFLGSIFIALNQSVTEICFGRGVFDTTAIKLVSGLLICYGIGMPAYLIRDLLVRVFYTLGDAKTPFKISTIGIILNIFLDWLFIGCPTPWTNQIGINFGANGIILATVGVNIFTCILLLLKLKIRLVEIPLKKWGFEIGKLLTCGIISGYIAWRINSITLIPVNNFLLEVMQLIFSITISFCTYCLLSNILGIKEVQELTKIFKLKAVNCLK, via the coding sequence ATGAAAAGGTCACTGAAAAAAATTTCAGCCCTTATTAGCTTTGGTACATTTCTTAGCAAAGCCGGCGGAATGGCCCGTCAAATTGTGATAGCTGGTTTTTTTGGAGTTGGCACTGCATATGATGCATATAATTATGCATATATATTGCCTGGTTTTTTTCTTATTCTAATTGGTGGTATTAATGGTCCATTGCATAATGCAATAGTCTCGGTACTTAGTAAGGCTCAAAAAAAAGATGGGGCATATATTGTTTCATCTATTAATACTTATATCTTAATTACGTTATTATTTATTAGTTTAATTTTGTATTTAAACGCAGATTTAATAATCACTATATTTGGACCTGGGCTAACAAATAAGACTCATGATATTGCAGTAATGCAGCTTCAGATAATGTCTCCTGTTATACTATTATCTGGATTAATTGGGATAGGTTTTGGGTCGTTAAATGCAAGAGATGAATTCTTTCTTCCTTCTATATCACCTCTAATTTCTAGTTTAGTAATAATAACTGGAGTAAGTTTTTTCTGGTTATATCAAAAACCAAATATTAGCGTTATCAACCTTCCTATAGAAAGTGGAATAGTACTGGCAAAAGCAACATTAATAGGAGCAATTTTACAGTTGATAATTCAAATTCCTTTTTTAAAAAAGAAAGGACTGCTAAAATTCAAATTCAATTTTGACACTGAGCATTCAGCTATTAAAGAAGTGTGGAAAATTATTATTCCAGCAACTTTATCATCCGGAATGTTACAAATAAATGTTTTTACAGATCTGTTTTTTGCTTCTAACATACTTGGAGCAGCTGCAGGTTTAAGTTATGCAAATTTTATAGTTCAAGCTCCTTTAGGAATAATATCAAATTCAATAATAATACCTTTACTACCTACTTTCTCAAAACTTTTTCACAATGATAATAATAAAGATTTAATAAGAAGAGTTAGGCAAGGTATTATATTTTCAGCCTCTAGCATGATATTTTTAGGCTCTATTTTTATAGCACTAAATCAATCAGTTACAGAAATATGTTTTGGCAGAGGAGTTTTTGACACCACTGCAATCAAGCTTGTCTCTGGATTGCTCATTTGCTATGGAATTGGAATGCCAGCTTATTTAATAAGAGACTTATTAGTTAGAGTATTTTATACTCTTGGAGATGCAAAGACCCCATTTAAAATATCCACAATAGGAATAATTCTAAATATTTTTTTAGATTGGTTATTTATTGGGTGTCCAACTCCATGGACAAATCAGATTGGAATTAATTTTGGAGCGAATGGGATTATTCTCGCTACAGTAGGAGTTAATATTTTTACTTGCATACTGCTTTTACTAAAATTAAAGATAAGACTAGTCGAAATACCATTAAAAAAATGGGGTTTTGAAATAGGTAAACTTTTAACTTGTGGAATTATTTCAGGCTATATTGCTTGGCGTATAAACTCAATCACATTAATACCCGTAAATAACTTTTTATTGGAAGTAATGCAACTAATTTTCTCTATAACAATAAGTTTCTGCACTTACTGCCTTTTATCTAATATTTTAGGAATAAAAGAAGTTCAAGAGCTAACTAAAATATTTAAATTAAAAGCTGTCAATTGTTTAAAATAA
- a CDS encoding 2TM domain-containing protein produces the protein MPLRWYGNGDPTDPLYLHFSRIVNFTIHAMAFAAVNSGLWLAHQIRHNLPQLQWITGLWLLFLIFHLTFVIIRRPSAQSDSSLKSE, from the coding sequence ATGCCTCTTAGGTGGTATGGAAATGGAGATCCTACTGATCCCCTTTATTTGCATTTCTCTCGAATAGTAAATTTTACTATTCATGCAATGGCTTTTGCAGCGGTTAATAGTGGGTTGTGGTTGGCTCACCAAATCCGTCATAATCTGCCTCAGTTGCAATGGATAACTGGTTTATGGCTTTTATTTTTAATTTTTCATTTGACATTTGTAATTATTCGAAGACCTTCAGCTCAGAGTGACTCTTCTCTAAAGAGTGAGTAG
- a CDS encoding cytochrome-c oxidase, protein MIIIEVTNARDVVRKQIGRLGERLIGKVADAESQVEKALIQEIENAFNEFGIEARILSVKGPNLKGTDSLQIPLQIREERDVILNN, encoded by the coding sequence GTGATAATCATTGAGGTCACTAATGCTAGAGATGTTGTCCGCAAGCAAATCGGCAGATTAGGAGAGAGACTTATTGGCAAAGTCGCTGATGCAGAGTCACAAGTTGAGAAAGCATTGATTCAGGAGATAGAAAATGCTTTTAATGAATTTGGAATAGAAGCTAGAATACTTTCAGTAAAGGGTCCTAATTTGAAAGGGACTGATAGCTTGCAAATACCTTTGCAAATAAGAGAAGAACGTGATGTTATTTTAAACAATTGA
- a CDS encoding 3-isopropylmalate dehydratase small subunit gives MHQTSNLPQGPIKKIKGKCFYLQGNDIDTDRIIPARFLKSISFEKLGEQVFSDDRKEQNGLHPFDLVINQTKSILIVNKNFGCGSSREHAPQALMRWGIRAIIGESFAEIFYGNCLSIGIPCAKISNSNITNLVNHMASLRDMEVELNLQNEQLISKKNSWPLNIEKSSLDMFLSGNWDGTSTLIKSQDLIKSKSKSIPYLNNFKF, from the coding sequence ATGCATCAAACTTCAAATTTACCTCAAGGGCCTATTAAAAAAATAAAGGGGAAATGTTTCTACCTGCAGGGTAATGATATAGATACTGATCGAATTATTCCAGCTCGTTTCCTCAAATCTATTAGTTTTGAAAAATTAGGAGAACAAGTATTTTCAGATGATAGAAAAGAACAAAATGGATTACATCCTTTTGATTTAGTAATTAATCAAACAAAATCTATTTTAATAGTTAATAAAAATTTTGGTTGTGGGTCAAGCAGGGAACATGCTCCCCAAGCCCTAATGAGGTGGGGAATAAGAGCAATTATAGGTGAAAGCTTTGCAGAGATTTTTTATGGTAATTGCTTATCAATTGGTATCCCTTGTGCAAAAATTTCGAATTCTAATATTACAAACTTAGTGAATCATATGGCGTCTTTGAGAGATATGGAAGTTGAACTAAATCTACAAAATGAACAACTAATATCAAAAAAGAATTCATGGCCTTTAAATATAGAAAAAAGTTCACTAGACATGTTTTTGTCTGGGAATTGGGATGGAACTTCTACCTTAATCAAAAGCCAAGATCTGATAAAAAGTAAAAGCAAAAGCATTCCTTATCTAAATAATTTCAAATTCTAA
- the sfsA gene encoding DNA/RNA nuclease SfsA has translation MIGQTIQTFPSLTEGILLKRYKRFLADVKLDSGELVTAHCANTGPMTGVLQPGGRIRLRYVPSPSRKLSWSWEQAQVPSGKGFCWVGVNTSAPNKLVRLAIEAGFLKKELGEIKEIRNEVVYGIERKSRIDLLLTPDSNNCDLREIYIEIKNTTWTKEEKALFPDTVTTRGQKHLNEMMSQLPQSRSVLVPCISRSDVEVFAPGDSADPVYGGLFRRAITAGVEIIPCSFGFHNDHITWEGTKPFLKREEDSLSLATRVLS, from the coding sequence ATGATTGGCCAGACTATTCAAACTTTTCCCTCATTAACAGAGGGCATCTTGCTGAAAAGATATAAACGCTTTTTAGCAGATGTGAAACTTGACAGTGGTGAATTGGTCACTGCCCATTGTGCCAATACTGGCCCCATGACAGGGGTTTTGCAACCAGGAGGTCGTATTAGATTGAGGTATGTACCCTCACCATCTCGTAAATTGTCTTGGTCATGGGAACAGGCTCAAGTGCCTTCAGGTAAAGGTTTTTGTTGGGTTGGTGTAAATACTTCTGCCCCTAATAAACTTGTTAGACTTGCTATAGAAGCAGGTTTTTTAAAAAAAGAATTGGGTGAGATCAAAGAAATTAGAAATGAAGTCGTTTATGGAATTGAAAGAAAAAGTCGCATTGATTTACTCCTAACACCCGATAGCAATAATTGTGATCTTAGAGAAATCTATATAGAAATTAAAAACACAACTTGGACTAAAGAAGAGAAGGCTCTTTTCCCTGACACAGTAACCACAAGAGGGCAAAAACATTTGAATGAAATGATGAGCCAACTTCCTCAATCAAGGTCTGTTTTAGTTCCTTGTATTAGTAGGTCTGATGTGGAAGTCTTTGCGCCAGGTGATTCAGCTGATCCAGTTTATGGCGGTCTTTTTCGAAGGGCTATAACTGCTGGGGTCGAAATAATACCTTGTTCCTTTGGTTTCCATAATGACCATATAACTTGGGAAGGCACTAAACCTTTTTTAAAAAGGGAAGAAGATTCACTCTCGTTAGCTACAAGAGTTTTGTCTTAA